Part of the Gemmatimonadaceae bacterium genome is shown below.
CGCGACGTCGGGATCGTCGCTCAGGATGTTGTTGGTTGGCGCGCTGCCGATCGAGAGGACGCTGCCCGCGAGTGCCACGCGCTTGCCCGCGTCCGGGCCGGAGAAACAGGAGAGGTACAGCGCCGGCGGCGGCGCGGCGCCGGTCGCACCCACATGCGACGTGTTCGGTCCGTCGTGACTCATTGGCACCCGCACGCGGCTCAGACTGCCAGCGAACCTACGGACGCCCGTCCTGGCTCGCCAGCCCTCGCAGGACTTCCAGCAGGCGTACCATCGCCCACGTATCGCGCTTGCAGTACTCCAGCAGGTCATGCCGCACGTGATCACGCTCGGCGGCCGGGATTCGATCGGCGACGAACAGAAGGCGCGCAATCTCGACGCTCGCCACGCGACCGTCGACGATCACCAGATCGCTGTACGACAGCTCCGGGACGAGCGCCGGCAACACGTGCTTGAGGCTGAACGACCCGAGAAACCGCGGATGGTACACATGGTCCCGAACGATCGGCAGCAGGTCAACGAGCTTGCCCTCGAGGGCCGTCAGTTCGCCCGCCAGTGAGGGAACCGTCTCGCGCAGGGCCCTGATGCGCGTCTTCTCGAAGGACGAATACGTGACGACCTTCGCCGCGCCGCGGGTGGCCTCGACGAGCCGCTGGGCGACCAGCGGCCGTGCGTCCTCGGGGCCTTCGGCGAGGTGCTCCTGGTGGCGGTACCCGCCGCCAGGCTGAGACTCATGGTAGCTGAACTGCGCCGCCGCCATGCCCCACGGTGCCATCGCGTCCCACACCGGGACTGCGCGCGCAATCGTCTCGAAGTCGAGGAAGCCGATGGGCTCGGCGTCGAGCACGCGAAGCGCGGCGCCGAGCGTCGACTCCACGATGCGCTCGCCACTCGCCATGGACCGGAGCTGCCGGCGCGCCGTGAATGACAGCCGCTCGGTCGGTGGCAGCTGGTCGATGCGATGGATCCCCTGCGCCATGTATTGCGCCGCGCGCTTGGGACCCACGAGGTACAGGTTGGAGATGTGGCGCTCGTCCTCCGGCCAGCAGCGCGAGGCAAAGACGCACTCCCACGGTTCGGTGCAGTGCAACCCGATCGGGACGTCGGGCAGCGCGCCCTCGAGCACGACGAGTTGTCGCTGGATCTCGTCAGGCACGCGCGGCTGCCACACGCGCACTTCGTCGGTGACCGACGTCGATGCAAACAGGTCGTTGGTGGCCGGGTGGCGGAACTCGCTGTTCAGGTGCATCACCTCGATACGGGAGACCGGCAACCCGCTCTGCGTGAGTACGTGCGCCTGCACGGCGAGATCCACGATGTGCTCGTCCTTGCGGCGCGTCGACGACTTCACCTCGATCAGCCGCCACCCCTCCGGTTCGCGCACGATCACGTCGCAAGCGACAAAGGTGCCTTCGAAGAGAAACGACGCCTCGAAGATCACCGTCGCGCCGGCCGCGATCACCTCGGCGGTCTGGCGCACGCGTTCCGCACGCGAACGCTGATGCGGGATGAGCACGCCGCCGGGGAATCGCTCGCGCGCCAGCGCACCGACCAGATTGCCCTGGTCGAACAGATCCTGCAGCACACGGTCGGGCTGCAGCTCAACGGCACCAGGCTCGTGCCGCCGCCACCAGAGCAGGCGATGGCACTGGGCACCGGCGATGAACTCGGACTTGGTGAGCACGGTACGTGGGCTGGTGGACAGGAGAGCGCGCGTGACAATGCCGCCCAACCCCGCTCAACGCCAGCGCACATTCCCCGACCCGCTCACCGGTGTGACGTCATCCTCGCGCATCGAGATGCCACGACGTGTGGACCCAGCGACCGTTGTGCTTCACAAACACCTCGGTGGCGAGTCCCCGCTGTGTTGCCCGCGTGCCCCCGTTCTCCATCGCCAGCGCATAGTGCGAAAACATCACCACCACGTCACCAAATCGATGAACCGTCGTGGAGTCGAAGGTCACCGACAGGAGCCGGCCACCACTCGCCTTGTAACCGGCCGCGCCAGCCAGCGACTGCGGGAGGGACTGCCAGTGCGGCTCATCGGGTGAGATCGCGACGAGTTCCGGGCCGAGGACTCGGCGGAGAGCCAGCGTGTCTCCGGCGAACCAGTTGACCCAGACGTCCTTTCGCAGTTGGTCCAGCGCCTTCAGTTCGTCGGCGGGAAGCGTCGTGGCAACGCGCGGTGCACTCTGTGCGGCTGCGGGCGCGGCCAGGGCGAGCGTGGCAAGCAGGATGGCGACGGTGCGCATGGTGGTTTGGTCTGGAGGAACCGGAAACCTGATCCCGGCCTGGCGGCCCGGCTTGCGGATTCTTGTGGAGTTCAGACACCGGCGCGCCCCTGGGGGCTGCCGCGGTCGGGGAGAAGCGGACACGGGGCGAGGAGTTCCCCCCACGCGCCAATCACTGGGCATCACACGTACGGCCGCGTTCGGT
Proteins encoded:
- a CDS encoding DUF2779 domain-containing protein — its product is MLTKSEFIAGAQCHRLLWWRRHEPGAVELQPDRVLQDLFDQGNLVGALARERFPGGVLIPHQRSRAERVRQTAEVIAAGATVIFEASFLFEGTFVACDVIVREPEGWRLIEVKSSTRRKDEHIVDLAVQAHVLTQSGLPVSRIEVMHLNSEFRHPATNDLFASTSVTDEVRVWQPRVPDEIQRQLVVLEGALPDVPIGLHCTEPWECVFASRCWPEDERHISNLYLVGPKRAAQYMAQGIHRIDQLPPTERLSFTARRQLRSMASGERIVESTLGAALRVLDAEPIGFLDFETIARAVPVWDAMAPWGMAAAQFSYHESQPGGGYRHQEHLAEGPEDARPLVAQRLVEATRGAAKVVTYSSFEKTRIRALRETVPSLAGELTALEGKLVDLLPIVRDHVYHPRFLGSFSLKHVLPALVPELSYSDLVIVDGRVASVEIARLLFVADRIPAAERDHVRHDLLEYCKRDTWAMVRLLEVLRGLASQDGRP
- a CDS encoding nuclear transport factor 2 family protein — encoded protein: MRTVAILLATLALAAPAAAQSAPRVATTLPADELKALDQLRKDVWVNWFAGDTLALRRVLGPELVAISPDEPHWQSLPQSLAGAAGYKASGGRLLSVTFDSTTVHRFGDVVVMFSHYALAMENGGTRATQRGLATEVFVKHNGRWVHTSWHLDARG